A genomic region of Fusarium oxysporum Fo47 chromosome VI, complete sequence contains the following coding sequences:
- a CDS encoding integral peroxisomal membrane peroxin-domain-containing protein, giving the protein MCLVAEKACDKLEPKPREKNKQNLEDYLELSMAAFDTPWLSHLAPAPMSSRDDASHGASPPSYEPQPSSTGAPPTFASFSPVTLSANTPSRSSRRSTILVHQKSPLLLATPPQITRALAYSHPFLLPLNTFAGLLTWSTGDPWQSFLLLCFFWAVVLYGDVVITWAGPVLVGVALIVGMYGRRYSPLSSSGWTDIRGQNAGTKGTNQNAGESSQQNGKANAGEKQSKHVRGNSEVTNTKHQKTLDEIVETLKQLTGRCNVLMEPLLDMTDFLSTQTTPTSATTRPALTVIFMRLLIITPIWIALTVPPWRVVTTRRVILVAGTIILTWHARVLRVSRAILWRSSTVRRLAAAITGLQFDTPEQPFKKDLAKAAKKGPDRVAQQQESELTKALGKSSSFQTNHGRRNGNAKTAGVKFTFIIYENQRRWIGLGWTNNLFAYERAAWTDDHNNSVPAKDDFELPEVEDGSRMQWRWVPGTRWRVDGVSDEHGPVDYDGNEGKNGWIFYDNKWQNGQRGQDGWGRWTRRRKWYRDAELVEVDQPEDGQETEKELKESPSVTKLRSQPYNSSNETMVPTRAVPDQSHGEDISNDDASSKAADDSLSVHSTSSRSFFKSPLMRKRIADRSGADNKERTRRDSRTSRTSSLYNDDDADALSAELALEIQKQAPPRDANRTLRKKRSNRSSALTLSLSPERAQQPQQRNLTSPAKASPSMRSSFVSPDLLSRSASSATHHRDISGSGPSPGTSLASIDYPSRAESALTIRAPNTHERGGSPPLTPFPPWVSEQEDEGDGDCENRNWEGSTTRTDGKRHSYDGGHVPVTIMRVEGRWVVISVVHGLVLVLQFAVTLGVFSALMWVTVWKENEPGLRLWKFADPTLVVVLLLCSASLLIHEAKLLSSVALLYLESLILAATTLTSLVLWARCFQEESRSVKGVLMGCNVMMWGLALFGFIRAVVIWKVDSQDDEADQERAVMYGTFVPWDGRRESV; this is encoded by the exons ATGTGCTTGGTGGCCGAGAAAGCATGTGATAAGCTAGAACCCAAGCCGAGAGAGAAA AACAAGCAAAACTTGGAAGACTACCTAGAATTGTCAATGGCAGCATTT GACACGCCGTGGCTGTCGCATCTTGCACCGGCGCCCATGTCTTCCCGCGATGATGCGTCTCACGGCGCATCACCTCCCTCGTACGAACCTCAGCCTTCGAGTACTGGTGCTCCTCCGACATTTGCATCTTTCTCTCCAGTAACGCTCTCCGCGAATACGCCATCCCGATCATCCCGAAGGTCGACTATCCTCGTCCACCAAAAGAGCCCCCTGCTCCTCGCTACTCCTCCACAGATCACCCGCGCTCTCGCCTACAGTCATCCCTTTCTCCTCCCGTTAAATACATTCGCAGGCCTCCTCACCTGGAGCACCGGAGATCCTTGGCAGAGCTTCTTACTATTGTGCTTCTTCTGGGCGGTTGTTCTGTATGGCGATGTAGTAATAACGTGGGCCGGCCCCGTCTTGGTCGGAGTGGCACTCATTGTTGGCATGTACGGCCGGAGATACAGTCCCCTCAGTAGCAGTGGGTGGACTGATATTCGAGGTCAGAACGCTGGCACCAAGGGAACAAATCAGAACGCCGGCGAGAGCAGCCAGCAGAATGGAAAGGCAAACGCCGGCGAGAAACAGTCGAAACATGTTAGGGGAAATTCCGAAGTTACCAACACCAAACATCAGAAGACACTAGACGAGATCGTCGAGACTCTTAAACAACTTACTGGGAGATGTAATGTTCTGATGGAACCTCTGCTCGACATGACGGATTTCCTAAGCACTCAGACGACCCCAACTAGTGCGACCACGCGCCCGGCGCTGACTGTCATCTTCATGCGACTGCTTATCATCACGCCTATTTGGATTGCGCTTACTGTTCCTCCCTGGCGAGTTGTCACGACAAGACGTGTAATACTAGTGGCTGGAACCATCATCTTGACTTGGCATGCAAGGGTTCTGCGAGTATCGCGGGCCATTCTCTGGAGAAGCTCCACAGTTAGACGACTTGCAGCCGCCATCACCGGGTTGCAGTTTGATACACCCGAACAACCGTTCAAAAAGGActtggccaaggctgctAAGAAAGGCCCTGACCGTGTTGCTCAACAGCAGGAATCCGAACTTACAAAAGCCCTTGGCAAGTCGTCGAGCTTCCAAACTAATCATGGAAGAAGGAATGGCAATGCAAAGACTGCGGGTGTCAAGTTCACGTTTATTATATACGAGAACCAAAGACGATGGATTGGTTTGGGATGGACGAATAATCTCTTTGCGTATGAACGGGCGGCCTGGACAGATGACCATAACAACTCCGTTCCCGCTAAAGACGATTTCGAACTACCCGAGGTAGAAGACGGAAGTCGTATGCAATGGCGATGGGTTCCTGGAACCCGTTGGCGTGTTGACGGTGTGTCTGATGAGCATGGCCCTGTGGACTATGACGGGAATGAGGGGAAGAATGGTTGGATCTTCTACGACAACAAG TGGCAAAATGGCCAGCGGGGTCAAGATGGATGGGGTCGCTGGACCCGACGAAGAAAGTGGTATCGCGATGCCGAGTTGGTCGAGGTGGATCAACCGGAAGATGGCCAGGAGACTGAGAAGGAGCTTAAAGAATCCCCTTCAGTAACGAAGCTCAGGTCTCAGCCATACAACTCCAGCAACGAAACCATGGTTCCTACACGAGCTGTGCCCGACCAGAGTCATGGTGAAGACATCAGTAACGATGACGCGAGCTCCAAAGCAGCAGACGATTCCTTGTCAGTACACTCGACATCTTCCAGATCTTTCTTCAAGTCGCCCTTGATGCGGAAACGAATCGCTGACCGATCCGGAGCGGATAACAAAGAGCGCACCAGAAGAGACAGTAGGACTAGTAGGACGAGTAGTTTGTACAACGATGATGACGCCGATGCTCTAAGTGCTGAGTTGGCCCTTGAAATCCAGAAACAGG CCCCTCCTCGAGATGCGAATCGCACTCTTCGCAAAAAGAGAAGCAACCGCTCCAGCGCCCTgaccctctccctctcccccGAACGcgctcaacaacctcaacaacGGAATCTTACCTCTCCCGCAAAAGCATCACCATCAATGCGATCATCTTTCGTTTCCCCGGACCTTCTTTCTAGAAGCGCCTCATCAGCAACACACCACCGCGACATTTCCGGCTCGGGTCCATCACCAGGAACATCACTCGCTAGTATCGACTACCCTTCCCGCGCTGAATCAGCACTTACCATTCGAGCACCTAATACCCATGAAAGAGGTGGTTCGCCGCCACTTACGCCGTTTCCTCCGTGGGTTAGCGAGCAGGAAGATGAAGGTGATGGAGATTGCGAGAACAGAAATTGGGAGGGATCTACAACCAGGACGGATGGCAAGAGGCATAGCTATGACGGAGGGCATGTCCCTGTGACGATTATGAGGGTTGAGGGGAGATGGGTTGTTATTTCTGTGGTACATGGACTCGTGCTCGTGTTGCAGTTTGCGGTGACACTGGGTGTTTTCAGTGCTTTGATGTGGGTTACCGTCTGGAAGGAGAATGAACCTG GTCTTAGGCTCTGGAAATTCGCGGACCCTACcctcgtcgtcgtccttctcctctgctcAGCAAGTCTTTTGATCCACGAAGCCAAACTTCTTTCGTCAGTCGCACTACTCTATCTCGAGTCTCTCATCCTTGCTGCCACTACACTAACGAGTCTCGTGCTTTGGGCCCGGTGCTTCCAGGAGGAGAGCCGCAGCGTCAAAGGTGTGTTGATGGGGTGCAATGTCATGATGTGGGGACTTGCTCTCTTTGGATTCATCCGAGCTGTTGTTATATGGAAAGTAGACTCTcaggatgatgaagctgatcAGGAGAGGGCGGTCATGTACGGAACCTTCGTTCCTTGGGATGGGAGGAGGGAGTCTGTATGA